The Bernardetia litoralis DSM 6794 genome includes a window with the following:
- a CDS encoding glycogen/starch synthase: MSESLRILYVTSEITPFLNKLGVGDYVRPLPEAMQNKDIEIRVIVPRWGVINERKNRLHEVVRLSGINITVGEEDKPLTIKVASIPQAKMQVYFIDNEDYFHRKKLYKDKAENLFEDNDERAIFFCKGVAETVKKLGWSPDIVHCNDWFTGLLPLYLRTTYQNEPLFKESKIVSTVYDNLFDQNFDAATLADKVALDDITEEMLASLVANPTPQGFMEMGAKYSDCVVNAQETGKANDIIAASSSENVSTIVGDKNAICDGYYEVYKSLLGDRMTELVEEEKTA; encoded by the coding sequence ATGTCGGAGAGCCTACGCATACTTTATGTAACGAGCGAGATTACACCATTTTTGAATAAGTTAGGAGTTGGAGATTATGTACGTCCGTTGCCTGAAGCAATGCAGAACAAAGACATTGAAATTCGTGTCATCGTACCACGTTGGGGAGTCATTAATGAGCGTAAAAATCGTCTTCACGAAGTAGTTAGACTTTCTGGAATTAATATTACAGTTGGAGAAGAAGACAAGCCACTTACTATCAAAGTAGCTTCTATTCCTCAAGCCAAAATGCAGGTATATTTTATTGATAATGAAGATTATTTCCACCGTAAAAAATTATATAAAGACAAAGCAGAAAATCTTTTTGAAGATAATGATGAACGTGCTATCTTCTTCTGTAAAGGGGTTGCCGAAACCGTAAAAAAACTTGGTTGGTCACCTGACATTGTACATTGTAATGATTGGTTTACTGGTCTTTTGCCTTTATACCTTCGCACAACTTACCAAAATGAGCCTCTTTTCAAAGAATCAAAAATCGTTTCTACAGTTTATGATAATCTTTTTGATCAAAACTTTGATGCTGCAACATTAGCAGACAAAGTCGCTCTAGATGATATTACTGAAGAGATGTTAGCTTCTCTTGTCGCAAATCCAACTCCACAAGGATTTATGGAAATGGGTGCAAAATATTCAGACTGTGTAGTTAATGCTCAAGAAACAGGCAAAGCAAATGATATTATTGCAGCATCTTCATCTGAAAATGTAAGTACAATTGTAGGTGATAAAAATGCAATTTGTGATGGATATTATGAAGTTTATAAATCTCTTTTAGGAGATAGAATGACAGAGTTAGTTGAAGAAGAAAAAACAGCTTAA
- a CDS encoding SUMF1/EgtB/PvdO family nonheme iron enzyme, with the protein MKNIFFVVFLFLPFLSYSQIVSHSFKDSVLTVFIKPTTLNSEADTIYPIDIPKKINFVFEDVDSTDFYSKQVVMVRGRRLIGKPTIDKNIYTIIPYQHINWEGDRFVICVRILTKNTLDTLGFCTNLYIIPPPTLAKMQLPPKQRDSVERLEMHIELLNYSRENFEELKQPQENLTNKDRRNIEKLYKNITESSKHELGSNSFFYNTEVSNYDWLNYLEDTERNYLRLSPALDSSVFRELYGDSIFDNSGLLYTEYAYLPVTGITYEQAQAYCIWKENEVSEYLNKEQKKKYKDYKITVCYRLPTKEEWEYAAINNDLNKKFGGYSTKRRYTEKEKREIYRSAEKYSDSTRTLEEVKLDMKNYFESDTSYKRMFNYKVNYQNPYFIQKKQLFKEGIIMNWIFDYKPTKQFELYNMFGNVAEMTSEKGIAKGGSFAHTLEECAADRVQVYNSPQAWLGFRCVAEVVVRKREWWEMPTELQRFQYSRGHQENLTDEDKKKIAKIYSKLKLSDGVIGKLNDYKKIEYTKVTNTQWMEYLSFLLKDSVTEQYLNALPDTMIWNKFYQNGTVDYHFLRNPAYKDFPVVGITYEQAQNYCIWRGDMDTKSVNEKQRKKYKDYELILSYKLPTQEEWEYAVPKYDLNKESKSKVAEMTSEKGIAKGGSFAHTLEECAADKVQVYDSPQAWLGFRCVAEVVVRKKERK; encoded by the coding sequence ATGAAAAATATATTTTTTGTAGTCTTTTTGTTTTTGCCTTTTTTGTCTTATTCTCAAATCGTTTCGCATTCTTTTAAAGATAGTGTTTTGACTGTTTTTATTAAACCTACCACATTAAATTCTGAAGCAGATACTATTTATCCAATTGATATTCCTAAGAAGATAAATTTTGTTTTTGAAGATGTAGATTCTACCGATTTTTATTCTAAACAGGTAGTGATGGTTAGAGGAAGAAGACTTATTGGGAAGCCTACAATAGATAAAAACATATACACCATTATACCTTACCAACATATTAACTGGGAAGGAGATAGATTTGTAATATGCGTTCGAATACTTACTAAAAATACTTTAGATACTTTAGGATTTTGTACTAATCTTTACATAATTCCCCCTCCTACTTTAGCAAAAATGCAACTACCTCCGAAACAGAGGGATTCTGTAGAGAGGTTAGAAATGCACATTGAACTATTAAATTATAGCCGTGAAAATTTTGAAGAGTTAAAACAACCACAGGAAAACCTTACCAATAAAGACAGAAGAAATATTGAGAAGCTCTATAAAAATATAACAGAGTCGTCTAAGCATGAATTGGGTAGTAATAGTTTTTTTTACAATACAGAAGTCTCTAATTACGATTGGTTAAACTATTTAGAAGATACAGAGAGAAATTATTTACGTTTATCACCTGCTCTTGATTCCTCTGTTTTTCGTGAACTTTATGGAGATTCTATTTTTGATAATAGTGGTTTGCTTTATACTGAATATGCTTATCTTCCTGTTACTGGAATCACTTATGAGCAAGCGCAAGCCTATTGTATTTGGAAAGAAAATGAGGTTAGTGAATATCTAAATAAAGAACAAAAAAAGAAATATAAGGATTATAAAATAACAGTTTGTTACCGTTTACCAACTAAAGAAGAATGGGAATATGCAGCTATAAATAACGATTTGAACAAAAAGTTTGGAGGATATTCCACAAAAAGAAGATATACAGAAAAGGAAAAACGGGAAATTTATCGCTCTGCTGAAAAATATTCAGATTCTACTCGTACACTGGAAGAGGTAAAACTAGATATGAAAAACTACTTTGAAAGCGATACAAGTTATAAGAGAATGTTCAATTATAAAGTAAATTATCAAAATCCTTATTTCATTCAAAAGAAACAACTTTTTAAGGAAGGGATAATAATGAATTGGATATTTGATTACAAACCAACAAAACAATTTGAGTTATATAACATGTTCGGAAATGTAGCCGAAATGACTTCTGAAAAAGGCATTGCAAAAGGTGGGAGTTTTGCTCATACCCTAGAAGAATGTGCTGCTGATAGAGTTCAGGTTTATAATTCTCCACAGGCTTGGTTGGGTTTTCGTTGTGTGGCTGAGGTGGTTGTGAGGAAAAGAGAGTGGTGGGAAATGCCAACAGAATTACAGCGTTTTCAATATTCTAGAGGACACCAAGAAAATCTAACAGATGAAGACAAAAAGAAAATTGCTAAAATCTACTCAAAACTAAAGCTGTCAGATGGAGTAATAGGAAAACTTAATGATTATAAAAAAATAGAATATACGAAGGTAACCAATACTCAGTGGATGGAATACTTATCTTTTTTACTTAAAGATTCTGTAACTGAACAGTATCTTAACGCTTTACCCGACACTATGATTTGGAATAAATTTTATCAGAATGGTACTGTTGATTATCATTTTTTGAGAAATCCAGCCTATAAAGATTTCCCTGTTGTTGGAATTACTTATGAGCAAGCTCAAAATTATTGTATTTGGAGAGGAGATATGGATACTAAATCTGTAAATGAGAAGCAGAGAAAGAAATATAAAGATTATGAACTAATACTTAGTTATAAATTACCTACACAAGAGGAATGGGAATATGCAGTCCCAAAATATGATTTGAATAAAGAATCTAAATCAAAAGTAGCTGAAATGACCTCCGAAAAAGGCATCGCCAAAGGTGGAAGTTTTGCTCATACTTTAGAAGAATGTGCTGCTGATAAGGTTCAGGTTTATGATTCTCCACAGGCTTGGTTGGGTTTTCGTTGTGTAGCTGAGGTGGTTGTGAGAAAGAAAGAGAGAAAATAA
- the glmS gene encoding glutamine--fructose-6-phosphate transaminase (isomerizing), translated as MCGIVGYIGQREAYPILIKGLKRLEYRGYDSSGVALMDSGINIYKKQGKVAELETFAKGKNTEGKVGIGHTRWATHGEPNDVNAHPHYSGSSRLAIIHNGIIENYSVLKQDLINKGHVFKSDTDSEVFIHFIEEIQEQHKCNLEEAVRLALHKVVGAYAIIIMSEDSPHQLIAARKGSPLVIGIGKEQEEFFIASDATPIIEYTKEVVYLNDGEIALLTNDSLTIRNIEDIPTTPYIHTLDMELESIEKGGYDYFMLKEIFEQPKSIRDALRGRLIAANGHVNLGGIHKYLDNLVNAKRIVIVACGTSWHAGLVAEYIIEEFARIPVEVEYASEFRYRNPIIEEGDIIIAISQSGETADTLAAIELAKGRGAIIFGVCNVVGSSIARATHEGAYIHAGPEIGVASTKAFTGQVTVLALLGLMLAKERKTLSENQLKDLLRQLERIPQKVEQALKLNAQIEKIAKDFVDARNFLYLGRGYNFPVALEGALKLKEISYIHAEGYPAAEMKHGPIALIDEEMPVVVIATRDNSYDKILSNIEEVKARRGKVIAVVTEGDAAIPKKVDYVIEVPSTHDAFMPLVSVIPLQLLSYHVALMRGCNVDQPRNLAKSVTVE; from the coding sequence ATGTGTGGAATTGTAGGTTATATCGGACAACGTGAAGCATACCCCATTCTTATAAAAGGACTTAAAAGACTAGAATATCGTGGTTATGATAGTTCTGGAGTAGCCCTAATGGATTCTGGTATCAATATTTATAAAAAACAAGGAAAAGTAGCAGAACTAGAAACCTTTGCAAAAGGCAAAAATACAGAAGGAAAAGTAGGTATTGGACATACTCGTTGGGCAACTCATGGAGAACCTAATGATGTCAATGCACACCCTCATTATTCTGGTTCTAGTCGTTTAGCGATTATTCATAATGGAATTATCGAAAATTATTCGGTCTTAAAACAAGATTTAATCAATAAAGGGCATGTTTTTAAATCAGATACAGATTCAGAGGTATTCATTCATTTTATTGAAGAAATTCAAGAGCAACACAAATGTAACTTAGAAGAAGCTGTTCGTTTGGCTCTTCATAAAGTAGTTGGTGCTTATGCAATCATTATCATGTCGGAGGATAGCCCTCATCAACTTATTGCAGCACGAAAAGGAAGTCCTTTAGTTATCGGAATTGGAAAAGAACAAGAGGAGTTTTTTATTGCCTCTGATGCTACTCCAATTATTGAATATACAAAAGAAGTTGTTTATTTGAATGATGGTGAAATTGCACTTTTGACAAATGACTCGCTTACAATCAGAAATATTGAAGATATTCCGACCACTCCTTATATTCATACCTTGGATATGGAATTAGAATCTATCGAAAAAGGTGGTTATGATTATTTTATGCTTAAAGAAATTTTTGAGCAACCAAAATCTATTCGTGATGCGCTTCGTGGAAGGCTAATTGCTGCCAACGGACACGTAAACTTAGGAGGAATCCATAAATATTTGGATAATCTTGTCAATGCAAAACGCATTGTTATTGTTGCTTGTGGAACGTCTTGGCATGCTGGTTTGGTAGCTGAATATATTATTGAAGAATTTGCAAGAATTCCTGTTGAGGTAGAATATGCCTCAGAATTTCGCTATCGCAATCCAATTATTGAAGAAGGTGATATTATAATTGCTATTTCTCAATCTGGAGAAACTGCTGACACACTTGCAGCCATTGAATTAGCCAAAGGTAGGGGAGCTATTATTTTTGGAGTTTGTAATGTCGTAGGTTCTTCTATTGCACGAGCAACGCACGAAGGCGCATACATACACGCAGGTCCTGAAATTGGTGTCGCAAGTACAAAAGCATTTACAGGACAAGTAACCGTTTTGGCTTTACTAGGTTTAATGCTGGCAAAAGAAAGAAAAACACTTTCAGAAAATCAATTAAAAGACCTTTTACGTCAATTAGAACGTATTCCTCAAAAAGTAGAACAAGCTCTAAAACTAAATGCTCAAATTGAGAAAATAGCAAAAGATTTTGTTGATGCTCGTAATTTCTTATATCTAGGACGTGGATATAATTTCCCTGTTGCTTTAGAAGGAGCTTTGAAACTTAAAGAAATTTCCTACATTCACGCAGAAGGTTACCCTGCAGCCGAAATGAAACATGGACCTATTGCTCTTATTGATGAAGAAATGCCAGTTGTAGTAATTGCAACTCGTGATAATTCGTATGATAAAATTTTATCAAATATTGAAGAAGTAAAAGCAAGACGAGGAAAAGTAATTGCCGTAGTAACAGAAGGCGATGCTGCGATTCCTAAAAAGGTCGATTATGTTATCGAAGTACCAAGTACACATGATGCTTTTATGCCTTTAGTTTCAGTTATTCCTCTTCAACTTTTATCATATCATGTCGCTCTTATGCGTGGTTGTAATGTCGACCAGCCAAGAAATTTAGCTAAATCAGTTACAGTAGAATAA
- a CDS encoding SUMF1/EgtB/PvdO family nonheme iron enzyme has translation MKNIFFVAFLFLPFLSYSQTALSSFEENPQDSILTVFLKSSKIESNQIDTIFPIGTPKNIAFVFEGLDSSNNDDYVIITLARGVQPIKEHTYDNIKKQINYPYPISYIVWEDEHFIIEYNKPNKDSVETFVQKIHVFPKPILEEIAREEEESVQDSVNKVKKYLAVIEYHQKRFEKLKEPQENLTEKDKKKIAKIYSKITPPNGVKIDTALFIDETEIANIHWLEYLYHLSKDSSIIYYSESLPDTTVWGYISDSVYFDYYIDHYLRHPSFRYYPVVGITYEQAQNYCIWRGNMVSEGLNKQRKYKDYEITIHYRLPTKEEWEYAAIKNDSDKQFGGEPAMRRYSEEEKEKVYRTAKNYRKEKGYKTKEIKLEMQNYFESDTSYTKAFNYKKKYSKPYFIEEMYIDKTSFLRMQYHYPKTKQFGLDNLFGNVAEMTSEKGIAKGGSFYHTLEECAADRVQVYDSPQAWLGFRCVAEVVVRKKKDVE, from the coding sequence ATGAAAAATATCTTTTTTGTAGCCTTTTTGTTTTTGCCTTTTTTGTCTTATTCTCAAACAGCTCTATCTTCTTTTGAGGAGAATCCACAAGATAGTATTTTGACTGTTTTTTTGAAATCTTCAAAAATAGAAAGCAATCAGATAGATACTATTTTTCCCATTGGTACTCCTAAAAATATAGCTTTTGTCTTTGAAGGTCTAGATTCTAGTAACAATGATGATTATGTAATAATTACTCTAGCTAGAGGTGTACAGCCAATAAAGGAACATACTTATGACAACATAAAAAAACAAATAAATTATCCTTATCCAATTTCATATATTGTTTGGGAAGATGAACATTTTATAATAGAATATAATAAACCAAATAAAGATTCTGTTGAGACATTTGTACAAAAGATACATGTCTTTCCAAAGCCTATTTTAGAGGAAATAGCAAGAGAAGAAGAAGAAAGTGTTCAAGATTCTGTAAATAAAGTCAAAAAATACTTGGCAGTCATAGAATATCATCAAAAACGTTTTGAAAAACTGAAAGAACCACAAGAAAATCTAACAGAAAAAGATAAAAAGAAGATTGCAAAGATTTACTCAAAAATAACTCCTCCAAATGGAGTTAAAATAGATACAGCACTATTCATTGATGAAACAGAAATTGCTAATATTCATTGGTTAGAGTATCTATATCATTTAAGTAAAGACTCTTCTATTATTTATTACTCTGAAAGTTTGCCTGACACGACAGTTTGGGGGTATATTTCTGATTCTGTTTATTTTGATTATTACATTGATCATTATTTACGTCATCCAAGTTTTAGATATTACCCTGTTGTAGGAATTACATACGAGCAAGCTCAAAACTATTGTATTTGGAGAGGGAATATGGTAAGCGAAGGCTTAAACAAGCAAAGAAAATACAAGGATTATGAAATAACAATCCATTATCGATTACCAACCAAAGAAGAATGGGAATATGCAGCTATAAAAAATGATTCAGATAAACAATTTGGAGGAGAACCTGCAATGAGAAGGTATTCAGAAGAAGAGAAAGAAAAAGTTTATCGTACAGCTAAAAATTATAGAAAGGAAAAGGGTTATAAAACCAAAGAAATAAAATTGGAGATGCAGAATTATTTTGAAAGTGATACAAGCTATACAAAAGCATTCAACTATAAAAAGAAATATTCAAAACCTTATTTTATAGAAGAAATGTATATAGATAAAACTTCTTTTTTAAGAATGCAGTATCATTATCCAAAAACAAAACAGTTTGGTTTAGATAATCTTTTTGGAAACGTAGCCGAAATGACTTCCGAAAAAGGTATTGCAAAAGGAGGAAGTTTTTATCATACTTTAGAAGAATGTGCTGCTGATAGAGTTCAGGTTTATGATTCTCCACAGGCTTGGTTAGGTTTTCGTTGTGTGGCTGAGGTGGTTGTGAGGAAAAAGAAAGATGTAGAATGA
- a CDS encoding SUMF1/EgtB/PvdO family nonheme iron enzyme yields the protein MKNIFFVAFLFLPFLSYSQISLTALSSFEENVQDSSLTIFLKSSNTEHKRDTIYPKEIPKKLFFIFEDIDSTNRRSYAGVTLARGRRAINTFRARTNRLIFPIQYVIWQTDFFVIEVEDTSKDSTQVFLQSIQILPKPILDEIKAKKEEIIQDSLNRIAAIEHHKNHFEKLKEPQENLTEKDKKKIAKIYSKIKLTDGYKTKIGNHKLIDKGEIANIHWVEYLHFLLEDSSTEQYLNALPDTTIWNKFYQNDTVDYHYFRNPVYKDFPVVGITYEQAQKYCIWRGNMDTKTVNEKMRKKYKDYEIILRYTLPTKEEWEYAAKKYDLNKNSKSNVAEMTFKKGIAKGGSFVHTLEECAADRVQVYDSPQAWLGFRCVTEVVVRKKEDVE from the coding sequence ATGAAAAATATCTTTTTTGTAGCCTTTTTGTTTTTGCCTTTTTTGTCTTATTCTCAAATATCTTTAACAGCTTTATCTTCTTTTGAAGAAAATGTACAAGATAGTTCTTTGACGATTTTTTTGAAGTCTTCAAATACAGAACATAAGAGAGATACCATTTATCCAAAAGAAATACCCAAAAAACTCTTTTTTATTTTTGAAGATATAGATTCAACTAATAGGCGTAGTTATGCAGGAGTTACTTTAGCAAGAGGAAGAAGAGCGATAAATACTTTTAGAGCAAGAACAAATCGATTAATTTTTCCTATTCAATATGTTATTTGGCAAACAGATTTTTTTGTAATAGAAGTTGAAGACACAAGTAAAGACTCTACACAAGTTTTTCTACAAAGTATCCAAATTCTACCAAAGCCTATTTTAGATGAGATAAAAGCAAAAAAAGAGGAAATAATTCAAGATTCTTTGAATAGAATAGCAGCCATAGAACACCATAAAAATCATTTTGAAAAACTCAAAGAGCCTCAAGAAAATTTGACAGAAAAAGATAAAAAGAAGATTGCAAAGATTTATTCAAAGATAAAACTAACAGATGGATATAAAACAAAAATAGGTAATCATAAATTGATAGATAAAGGAGAGATAGCAAATATTCATTGGGTAGAATATTTACACTTTTTATTAGAGGATTCTTCAACTGAACAGTATCTTAATGCTTTACCAGATACCACGATTTGGAATAAATTTTATCAGAATGATACTGTTGATTACCATTATTTTAGAAATCCAGTCTATAAAGATTTTCCTGTTGTAGGAATTACTTACGAACAAGCCCAAAAATACTGTATTTGGAGGGGAAATATGGATACTAAAACTGTAAATGAGAAAATGAGAAAAAAATATAAAGATTATGAAATAATACTTCGTTATACATTACCTACAAAAGAGGAATGGGAATATGCAGCTAAAAAATATGATTTGAATAAAAATTCTAAATCAAACGTAGCCGAAATGACTTTCAAAAAAGGCATTGCAAAAGGAGGAAGTTTTGTTCATACTTTAGAAGAATGTGCTGCTGATAGAGTTCAGGTTTATGATTCTCCACAGGCTTGGTTAGGTTTTCGTTGTGTGACTGAGGTGGTTGTGAGGAAAAAGGAAGATGTAGAATGA
- the bshB1 gene encoding bacillithiol biosynthesis deacetylase BshB1, whose protein sequence is MTNQDIKLDILALAAHPDDVELSCSGTLLAAAAKGKKIGIVDFTRGELGSRGSAEIRDKEAENSGKILGLSVRENLKFKDGFFYDDNEHRMKVIQAIRRFRPEIVLINAPSDRHPDHGKGAELSKTACFLSGLLKIETEWNGKKQEHWRPKNVYHYIQSNMLTPDFVVDVTPFWEKKMKSILAFKSQFHNPNYQSDEAETFISSPRFVQFLEARAKEFGQSIQVNYGEGFIKIAQLGIKDITDLI, encoded by the coding sequence ATGACAAATCAAGATATAAAATTAGATATTCTTGCACTTGCTGCACACCCAGATGATGTAGAATTGAGTTGCTCAGGAACACTTTTGGCAGCAGCAGCAAAAGGAAAAAAAATAGGAATTGTAGATTTTACACGAGGAGAATTAGGCTCAAGAGGAAGCGCAGAAATTCGTGACAAAGAAGCCGAAAATTCAGGCAAAATATTAGGTCTTTCTGTAAGAGAAAACTTGAAATTTAAAGATGGATTTTTTTATGATGACAATGAACATAGAATGAAAGTAATTCAAGCTATTCGAAGGTTCAGACCCGAAATAGTTTTGATAAATGCTCCTTCAGATAGACACCCAGACCACGGAAAAGGTGCAGAATTATCAAAAACAGCTTGTTTTTTGAGTGGACTCCTAAAAATAGAAACAGAATGGAATGGCAAAAAACAAGAGCATTGGAGACCCAAAAATGTCTATCATTATATTCAAAGCAATATGCTTACACCTGATTTTGTGGTAGATGTAACGCCATTTTGGGAAAAAAAAATGAAATCTATTTTAGCCTTTAAATCTCAATTTCACAATCCAAATTATCAATCTGATGAAGCAGAAACATTTATTTCTTCGCCTCGTTTTGTTCAATTTTTGGAAGCTAGAGCAAAAGAATTTGGACAGTCTATTCAAGTAAATTATGGAGAGGGTTTTATCAAAATTGCTCAACTTGGAATAAAAGATATTACAGATTTGATTTAA